In Streptomyces sp. DG2A-72, one genomic interval encodes:
- a CDS encoding phosphatidylinositol-specific phospholipase C/glycerophosphodiester phosphodiesterase family protein produces MAHTTRRRVLTLGAALAGAVVVPASQALAGEQKKHHPRPLWRAHAHNDYEHPRPLLDALDHRFGSVEADIWLVGDQLLVAHDQVDLDPARTLESLYLDTLASRVKANHGSVYRGYRGSLQLLIDIKTEGSSTYLELDRHLRRYKGLFTTYAHGRVYPGPVTAVISGDRAARVPMEAQTVRRAFYDGRLADLGTSAPASFVPLISDNWTLNFTWRGVGAFPAAERQKLHTIVQAAHARGQKVRFWATPDIAGPARDALWTELLAADVDYLNTDDLIGLEAFLDAHPSA; encoded by the coding sequence ATGGCCCACACCACCCGTCGCAGAGTCCTCACCCTCGGCGCCGCCCTCGCGGGCGCGGTCGTGGTGCCCGCCTCACAGGCACTGGCGGGCGAGCAGAAGAAGCATCACCCGCGCCCGCTCTGGCGCGCCCACGCACACAACGACTACGAGCACCCCCGTCCCCTCCTCGACGCCCTCGACCACCGCTTCGGCAGCGTCGAGGCCGACATCTGGCTCGTCGGCGACCAACTCCTCGTCGCGCACGACCAAGTGGACCTCGACCCGGCGCGCACCCTCGAATCCCTCTACCTGGACACGCTCGCGTCCCGTGTGAAGGCCAACCACGGTTCCGTCTACCGGGGTTACCGCGGCTCGCTCCAACTGCTCATCGACATCAAGACCGAGGGCTCCTCCACGTACCTCGAACTCGACCGGCACCTGCGGCGCTACAAGGGCCTGTTCACCACGTACGCGCACGGCCGGGTGTACCCCGGTCCCGTCACCGCGGTGATCTCCGGCGACCGCGCGGCCCGCGTGCCCATGGAGGCCCAGACCGTACGCCGGGCCTTCTACGACGGCCGGCTCGCCGACCTCGGCACCTCCGCGCCCGCCTCCTTCGTCCCGCTGATCAGCGACAACTGGACGCTCAACTTCACCTGGCGGGGCGTGGGCGCCTTCCCGGCCGCCGAGCGGCAGAAGCTGCACACCATCGTCCAGGCCGCGCACGCGCGCGGGCAGAAGGTCCGCTTCTGGGCCACCCCGGACATCGCGGGCCCCGCCCGGGACGCCCTGTGGACGGAACTCCTCGCCGCCGACGTCGACTACCTCAACACCGACGACCTGATCGGCCTGGAAGCCTTCCTGGACGCACACCCGTCGGCCTAG